One genomic segment of Salinigranum rubrum includes these proteins:
- a CDS encoding DUF5518 domain-containing protein yields the protein MTNWRAVGVGFVLLVVIGTAGVSVPGVGQLGAGLVGGFAAGYLAGGGPGSGAWHGLVAGSLAGLVVAVVVAFFGSLLGGIAGGPLGALVGGFGPFVVLAAITLLLAADSAVAGALGGWVKRQTT from the coding sequence ATGACGAACTGGCGTGCGGTCGGAGTCGGCTTCGTCCTCCTCGTCGTCATCGGGACGGCCGGCGTCTCGGTGCCGGGGGTCGGACAGCTCGGGGCCGGACTCGTCGGCGGCTTCGCCGCGGGCTATCTCGCGGGTGGAGGACCGGGGAGCGGTGCCTGGCACGGGCTGGTCGCCGGGTCGCTCGCGGGGCTGGTCGTCGCCGTCGTCGTCGCCTTCTTCGGGAGCCTCCTCGGCGGCATCGCCGGGGGACCGCTGGGGGCGCTGGTCGGTGGGTTCGGCCCCTTCGTCGTGCTCGCGGCGATCACCCTCCTGCTCGCAGCCGACAGCGCGGTCGCCGGCGCCCTCGGCGGGTGGGTCAAGCGCCAGACGACGTGA
- the serS gene encoding serine--tRNA ligase: MLSRQYLREHPDEVRESLEARGYDTDLDRLLELDDEWRSLKSEGDELRHERNEVSSKIGQLKGEGKHDEADAAIERSQELKSRIGEVEARADELESALEQRLLELPNVPHESVPVGEDEADNVEVDRWGFEDLRDLPGEVVPHYDLGEDLDIIDEARGAKTTGAGFYFLKGDGARLEHALIQFMLDVHREQEYVDVFPPIPVKSRSMRGTGQLPKFNEDAYRVGGDEFDDYTDDDLWLCPTAEVPVTNMYADDILLREDLPLKHQAYTPNFRREAGEHGTETRGIVRVHQFNKVELVNFVEPDESYDRLEALVDEASEVLERLELPYRVLSLCTGDLTFASAKTYDLEVWAPGTDADDGPEMGGRWLEVSSASNFEAFQARRAGIRYRPEHHESAEYLHTLNASGTAVGRVMVAILEYYQNDDGTVTVPEALRPYMGGQEAIEGHEKVGESALGAED, translated from the coding sequence ATGCTGAGCAGGCAGTACCTCCGCGAGCACCCCGACGAGGTTCGGGAGTCGCTCGAAGCGCGCGGGTACGACACCGACCTGGATCGACTCCTCGAACTCGACGACGAGTGGCGCAGCCTCAAGAGCGAGGGTGACGAACTCCGTCACGAGCGCAACGAGGTCTCGTCGAAGATCGGACAGTTGAAAGGAGAGGGGAAGCACGACGAGGCCGACGCGGCCATCGAGCGCTCGCAGGAACTCAAATCGCGAATCGGGGAGGTCGAAGCGCGCGCGGACGAACTCGAATCGGCGTTGGAGCAGCGACTGCTCGAACTCCCGAACGTCCCCCACGAGTCGGTTCCCGTCGGGGAGGACGAAGCGGACAACGTCGAGGTGGACCGGTGGGGCTTCGAAGACCTCCGTGATCTCCCGGGAGAGGTGGTTCCGCACTACGACCTCGGCGAGGACCTCGACATCATCGACGAGGCGCGCGGCGCGAAGACGACGGGCGCGGGCTTTTACTTCCTGAAGGGCGACGGTGCCCGACTCGAACACGCGCTCATCCAGTTCATGCTCGACGTCCACCGCGAGCAGGAGTACGTCGACGTCTTCCCGCCCATCCCGGTGAAGAGCCGGTCGATGCGCGGCACCGGCCAGCTTCCGAAGTTCAACGAGGACGCCTACCGCGTCGGCGGCGACGAGTTCGACGACTACACCGACGACGACCTCTGGCTCTGCCCGACGGCCGAGGTGCCGGTGACGAACATGTACGCCGACGACATCCTCCTCCGCGAGGACCTCCCGCTGAAGCACCAGGCGTACACGCCCAACTTCCGGCGCGAAGCGGGCGAACACGGCACCGAGACGAGGGGAATCGTCCGCGTCCACCAGTTCAACAAGGTCGAACTCGTCAACTTCGTCGAACCCGACGAGTCGTACGACCGCCTCGAAGCGCTCGTCGACGAGGCGAGCGAGGTGCTCGAACGGCTCGAACTCCCCTACAGAGTGCTTTCTCTCTGTACCGGCGACCTCACCTTCGCCTCGGCGAAGACGTACGACCTCGAAGTGTGGGCGCCCGGTACGGACGCCGACGACGGGCCCGAGATGGGGGGACGGTGGCTCGAAGTCTCCAGCGCCTCGAACTTCGAGGCGTTCCAGGCCCGCCGCGCCGGCATCCGGTACCGCCCCGAACACCACGAGTCGGCGGAGTACCTCCACACGCTCAACGCCTCCGGCACCGCCGTCGGGCGGGTGATGGTCGCCATCCTGGAGTACTACCAGAACGACGACGGCACCGTCACCGTTCCCGAGGCGCTCCGGCCGTACATGGGCGGACAGGAGGCCATCGAGGGACACGAGAAAGTCGGCGAGTCGGCGCTCGGTGCCGAGGACTGA
- a CDS encoding sensor histidine kinase has translation MTVPLDHVGGVLSRVALSASSPRFEWSLSVGLMLLAVVLAVGVAVALWHRRDSPGSKTLIVLALGAGLWSLFYALELSSQTLAGTLLFGRLSYVGIVVVPPAWFVFALVYTGRKRWLGMGRLCLLAVPSLVTMGLAWTTLSTGLMWASYELVPAAGLSTPVLSVEYGPAFWLWVAYSYLLTGTGTVLLVLSVAAARLFRVQTAALFVAVTAPWLGNLAFVAGIAPLDLTPVGFVVSALALGGGFHRYSLLDIHPVTGGVARAELVERLPDAVVAIDARERVVDLNPSAEAVLDTTLDEATGAPLAAVAPSLASLLSGEEPTSDYVVPETGRSYEVRVSSLRTDWSTGRLVTLRDVTERRRREREVAVLNRVLRHDLRNDVVVIENYVTLIRRNPGDEEYLAGLARRAAEMRELVETVREVERHLDADEPTRSTLDLARLVRERTAAVAREHPNATVETDLPADAWVRALDLIGSAVDNLVENAVEHNDSDEPWVSVSVERTVVDGERYVDLRVADDGPPIPEADRAVLVGRDPSLDDASGLGLWLVNWIVTDSGGTVEYEPNGPRGNVVTIRLEAPDDEWYEATGSTGVSDADWHERSTESESESPTDSSGSHPHGSLSVPS, from the coding sequence GTGACAGTGCCGCTCGATCACGTGGGCGGCGTTCTCTCCCGCGTCGCCCTCTCCGCGTCGTCGCCACGGTTCGAGTGGTCGCTCTCCGTCGGGCTGATGCTCCTCGCCGTGGTTCTCGCCGTTGGCGTTGCCGTAGCCCTGTGGCATCGCCGCGACAGTCCGGGCTCGAAGACGCTGATCGTGCTGGCGCTCGGTGCGGGGCTGTGGTCGCTCTTCTACGCGCTGGAACTGAGCAGTCAGACCCTGGCAGGGACGCTCCTGTTCGGGCGGCTCTCGTACGTCGGTATCGTCGTCGTCCCGCCCGCCTGGTTCGTGTTCGCGCTCGTCTACACCGGCCGGAAGCGGTGGCTGGGGATGGGGCGACTCTGCCTCCTCGCCGTGCCTTCGCTGGTGACGATGGGCCTCGCCTGGACGACGCTCTCGACCGGGCTCATGTGGGCGAGCTACGAACTGGTTCCGGCAGCGGGGCTCTCGACGCCCGTGCTGTCGGTCGAGTACGGCCCGGCGTTCTGGCTGTGGGTGGCGTACTCGTATCTGTTGACCGGCACGGGAACGGTCCTACTCGTGCTGTCGGTGGCAGCAGCGCGGCTGTTCCGCGTCCAGACGGCCGCGCTCTTCGTCGCCGTCACGGCTCCTTGGCTAGGGAACCTCGCGTTCGTCGCGGGTATCGCCCCGCTCGACCTCACCCCCGTCGGGTTCGTCGTGAGCGCACTCGCCCTCGGCGGCGGCTTCCACCGGTACTCGCTGCTCGATATTCACCCCGTGACGGGCGGGGTGGCCCGGGCCGAACTCGTCGAACGCCTGCCCGACGCCGTCGTCGCCATCGACGCCAGAGAGCGGGTCGTCGACCTGAACCCGAGCGCGGAGGCGGTGCTCGACACGACGCTCGACGAGGCGACCGGCGCTCCGCTCGCGGCGGTCGCCCCGTCGCTCGCGTCACTCCTCTCCGGCGAGGAGCCGACGAGCGACTACGTCGTTCCCGAGACGGGACGCTCCTACGAGGTTCGCGTCTCGTCGCTGCGGACTGACTGGTCGACCGGACGGCTGGTGACGCTCCGTGACGTGACCGAACGCCGGCGCCGCGAGCGGGAGGTGGCCGTCCTCAACCGCGTCCTCCGTCACGACCTGCGAAACGACGTGGTCGTCATCGAGAACTACGTCACCCTGATCCGGCGCAACCCCGGCGACGAAGAGTACCTCGCCGGCCTCGCCCGGCGGGCGGCCGAGATGCGCGAACTCGTCGAGACGGTCCGGGAGGTCGAACGCCACCTCGACGCGGACGAGCCGACGCGGTCGACGCTCGACCTGGCGCGCCTCGTCCGCGAGCGGACGGCGGCGGTGGCACGCGAGCACCCGAACGCGACGGTCGAGACCGACCTGCCGGCCGACGCGTGGGTCCGCGCGCTCGACCTCATCGGGTCGGCCGTCGACAATCTCGTCGAGAACGCCGTCGAACACAACGACTCCGACGAGCCGTGGGTGTCCGTCTCCGTCGAACGGACCGTCGTCGACGGTGAACGGTACGTCGACCTGCGGGTGGCTGACGACGGGCCGCCCATTCCGGAGGCGGACCGCGCGGTGCTGGTCGGACGGGACCCGAGCCTCGACGACGCGAGCGGTCTCGGGCTGTGGCTCGTGAACTGGATCGTCACCGACTCCGGTGGGACCGTCGAGTACGAGCCGAACGGCCCGCGGGGGAACGTCGTCACGATCAGACTCGAAGCACCGGACGACGAGTGGTACGAGGCGACAGGGTCGACAGGCGTCTCCGACGCCGACTGGCACGAGCGGTCGACGGAATCGGAGTCGGAGTCACCGACCGATTCGAGCGGGTCACACCCGCACGGCTCGCTCTCCGTTCCGTCCTGA
- a CDS encoding SHOCT domain-containing protein translates to MALRRTHGAHLAAWVVTVLLVVPLLGLSLWGSWRLLFWGVVAAAPHAHYGPAAGTTAPGAMPPGVDAMLVGGAGSSAGVSLTMLVVVGFLVLVCVLLAMSAVAARTDDALATLEEAYVRGELDDEEYTRRRRTLVGERPGRTS, encoded by the coding sequence ATGGCTCTTCGACGCACGCACGGTGCGCACCTCGCGGCCTGGGTCGTCACCGTTCTCCTCGTGGTTCCGCTGCTCGGCCTGTCACTCTGGGGTTCGTGGCGGCTGCTCTTCTGGGGCGTCGTCGCCGCGGCACCGCACGCCCACTACGGCCCCGCGGCCGGCACGACCGCTCCCGGTGCGATGCCTCCGGGCGTCGACGCGATGCTCGTCGGTGGGGCGGGTTCGAGCGCCGGCGTGTCCCTGACGATGCTCGTCGTCGTCGGCTTCCTCGTCCTCGTCTGCGTTCTGCTCGCGATGAGCGCCGTCGCAGCGCGGACGGATGACGCGCTGGCCACGCTCGAAGAGGCGTACGTCCGGGGCGAACTGGACGACGAGGAGTACACTCGGCGGCGTCGGACGCTCGTGGGCGAGCGTCCCGGCCGGACGTCCTGA
- a CDS encoding peptidylprolyl isomerase produces the protein MSDLTATLHTSKGDITVELYDERAPNTVENFVGLATGEKEWEDPETGETRTDPLYDDVIFHRIIDDFMIQGGDPTGTGRGGPGYSFDDEFHPELRHDGAGVLSMANSGPNTNGSQFFITLDAQPHLDDRHAVFGKVVEGMDVVEEIGSVPTGRNDKPREDVVLESVEIER, from the coding sequence ATGAGTGACCTGACAGCGACGCTGCACACGTCGAAGGGTGACATCACCGTCGAACTGTACGACGAACGGGCGCCGAACACCGTCGAGAACTTCGTCGGCCTCGCGACGGGCGAGAAGGAGTGGGAGGACCCGGAGACGGGTGAAACCCGGACGGACCCCCTGTACGACGACGTCATCTTCCACCGTATCATCGACGACTTCATGATCCAGGGCGGGGACCCGACCGGAACCGGACGAGGCGGCCCGGGCTACTCGTTCGACGACGAGTTCCACCCCGAGTTGCGACACGACGGCGCCGGGGTCCTCTCGATGGCCAACAGCGGCCCGAACACGAACGGTTCGCAGTTCTTCATCACGCTCGACGCCCAGCCGCACCTCGACGACCGCCACGCCGTCTTCGGAAAGGTGGTCGAGGGGATGGACGTCGTAGAGGAAATCGGCTCGGTCCCGACCGGACGGAACGACAAGCCGCGCGAGGACGTCGTGCTCGAATCGGTCGAAATCGAGCGCTGA
- a CDS encoding universal stress protein has translation MYRTVLIPTDGSTGAGRGVTAGVDIAKQYGATVHALYVVDERIYGQTPALSDMELRFEQLEAEGEGYLEEIVARATEAGLDVETSVQRGMPHEIITTYADENDVDLIVMGRHGASAHPAPHIGSCTDRVLRTAPVPVLPA, from the coding sequence ATGTACCGCACCGTTCTCATCCCGACCGACGGAAGCACCGGTGCAGGCCGTGGCGTGACCGCGGGCGTCGACATCGCGAAGCAGTACGGAGCGACGGTTCACGCGCTGTACGTCGTCGACGAACGCATCTACGGGCAGACGCCCGCGCTCTCCGACATGGAGTTGCGATTCGAACAACTGGAGGCCGAAGGTGAAGGCTACCTCGAAGAAATCGTCGCCCGCGCGACCGAGGCGGGACTCGACGTCGAGACGAGCGTCCAGCGCGGGATGCCACACGAGATCATCACCACCTATGCCGACGAGAACGACGTCGACCTCATCGTGATGGGTCGACACGGCGCCTCGGCGCACCCGGCCCCGCACATCGGCTCCTGCACCGACCGCGTCCTCCGGACGGCCCCCGTGCCCGTCCTCCCGGCGTGA
- a CDS encoding MBL fold metallo-hydrolase yields MAIGDRFEVPDSTDLYYVDVGAYGVPEYGTVYVVDAERPAVVDTGLGRNREYVFDLLDELGADPEYIVATHVHLDHAGGAGYLAERYPEATVVTPERGVEHLVDPSRLVAGTKAAVEDQWKYYDEPLPVPEERIEGLTDGDVLDLGDRALTVHHAPGHAPHHCFLHDDGDDVVFTADAAGIFVPETGDVRPTSPPAQFHLEKSLADADTITALDPDILCYGHFGARAYEAGVMDEYKRTLVEWVEAVRSKRIELADDGAVIDYFMDHTDMVDVWGPEKARAEERLNTKGVLGYLDYVGET; encoded by the coding sequence ATGGCCATCGGCGACAGGTTCGAAGTCCCCGACAGCACCGACCTCTACTACGTCGACGTCGGCGCGTACGGCGTCCCGGAGTACGGGACGGTGTACGTCGTCGACGCGGAGCGCCCGGCCGTCGTCGACACCGGACTCGGGCGGAACCGCGAGTACGTCTTCGACCTGCTCGACGAACTCGGGGCCGACCCCGAGTACATCGTCGCGACCCACGTCCACCTGGACCACGCCGGCGGCGCGGGCTACCTCGCCGAGCGGTACCCCGAGGCGACGGTCGTGACGCCCGAACGCGGCGTCGAGCACCTCGTCGACCCCTCGCGCCTGGTCGCGGGGACGAAAGCGGCCGTCGAGGACCAGTGGAAGTACTACGACGAACCGCTCCCCGTGCCCGAAGAGCGTATCGAGGGCCTCACCGACGGGGACGTTCTCGACCTGGGCGACCGGGCGCTCACCGTCCACCACGCGCCGGGACACGCCCCCCACCACTGTTTCCTCCACGACGACGGCGACGACGTCGTCTTCACGGCCGACGCCGCGGGCATCTTCGTCCCCGAGACGGGCGACGTCCGACCGACGTCGCCGCCCGCACAATTTCACCTCGAGAAGAGTCTCGCCGACGCGGACACCATCACCGCGCTCGACCCCGACATCTTGTGTTACGGCCACTTCGGGGCACGCGCGTACGAGGCGGGCGTGATGGACGAGTACAAACGCACCCTCGTCGAGTGGGTCGAGGCCGTCCGCTCGAAGCGCATCGAACTCGCAGACGACGGGGCGGTCATCGACTACTTCATGGACCACACGGACATGGTCGACGTGTGGGGGCCAGAAAAGGCCCGTGCGGAGGAGCGCCTCAACACGAAGGGCGTACTGGGCTATCTCGACTACGTCGGCGAGACGTAG
- a CDS encoding nucleoside deaminase, with protein MSEETETSDEADERFLRRALELAREAAADGNTPFGSLLVRDGHVVKESTNTTVADDDITAHPELKLARWAARELTPRERRTSTMYTSTYPCMMCSGAFAYAGLGRLVYSVDGATASALAPGGRNENPPRTDHLREREGVTVVGPLLEDEGRAVHRECWE; from the coding sequence ATGAGCGAGGAGACGGAGACGAGCGACGAGGCGGACGAACGGTTCCTGCGGCGTGCGCTGGAACTCGCCCGGGAAGCCGCGGCGGACGGCAACACGCCGTTCGGTTCGCTGCTCGTCCGCGACGGGCACGTCGTCAAGGAGTCGACGAACACGACCGTGGCCGACGACGACATCACCGCCCACCCGGAACTGAAACTCGCCCGGTGGGCCGCGCGGGAACTCACGCCCCGGGAACGCCGGACGTCGACGATGTACACGAGCACCTACCCGTGCATGATGTGTTCGGGCGCGTTCGCCTACGCGGGGCTGGGACGACTCGTCTACAGCGTCGACGGCGCGACGGCGTCGGCGCTCGCGCCCGGCGGGAGGAACGAGAACCCACCCCGGACGGACCACCTCCGAGAGCGCGAGGGGGTGACGGTCGTCGGACCGCTGCTCGAAGACGAGGGGCGAGCGGTCCACCGCGAGTGCTGGGAATAG
- a CDS encoding cation:proton antiporter domain-containing protein: protein MATGGGVSLIPIVAAIIGIGVISQVLSDRFQVPSVVFLIAAGITLGPEVLGVVNPDVFGSGLSDIVGLSVAIIVFEGAFHLRIEKLREAPAATVRLVTVGAAIALVGTAAAVHYLLGAAWLVAFLIGALLVATGPTVIAPILEVVPARDRVEAALETEGIVNDVTAAILAVVIFEALIAEETGAGVFVTLFAERLGIGMLVGVIVAAVVYYLLQYVDLSPGNAPQNARLLVLAGALVAYGAADAIVTEAGIAAVATAGVLLGNLDVPYEHDISEFKGDITLIVLSFVFIALAALLQFSTLIQLGAAGLGVVVAVALVIRPVVVFASCIGDRFTTPEKWFMSFVGPRGIIPASVATLFAIELRAQGLTEAADLLVGTVFLVILMTVVFEGGFARRIAEYLDVIPMRVLVIGGGKVGRTLAERLEDRGENVVLIENNRDTVETARNESFAVHFGDGTDTDVLRSAGAEKAKVVVAATGDDDVNLLVAQLSNSKFAPETILARVNNPSNVEAFEELGVRTISTTLATAQALDNYIERPAMMNWMGEIGRSGDVQEVELTADELIGMTIEEISDELPDGVLIALVARNDDARVPVDDFTVEYGDRITILGERENVREAMTFVHPEN from the coding sequence ATGGCAACCGGTGGCGGAGTGAGCCTCATCCCCATCGTCGCAGCCATCATCGGTATCGGCGTCATCTCGCAGGTGCTCTCCGACCGGTTCCAAGTCCCGAGCGTCGTCTTCCTCATCGCGGCCGGCATCACGCTCGGCCCCGAGGTGCTCGGTGTCGTCAACCCGGACGTGTTCGGGAGCGGCCTCTCGGACATCGTCGGCCTCTCGGTCGCCATCATCGTCTTCGAGGGGGCGTTCCACCTCCGCATCGAGAAGCTCCGGGAGGCACCGGCGGCGACGGTGCGACTCGTCACCGTCGGGGCCGCCATCGCGCTCGTCGGAACCGCGGCGGCCGTCCACTACCTGCTCGGAGCGGCGTGGCTCGTCGCCTTCCTCATCGGCGCGCTCCTCGTCGCGACGGGGCCGACCGTCATCGCACCGATCCTCGAAGTCGTCCCGGCGCGCGACCGCGTCGAGGCGGCGCTGGAGACGGAGGGTATCGTCAACGACGTCACCGCCGCCATCCTCGCGGTCGTCATCTTCGAGGCGCTCATCGCCGAGGAGACGGGCGCCGGCGTCTTCGTGACCCTGTTCGCCGAGCGACTCGGAATCGGGATGCTCGTCGGCGTCATCGTCGCCGCCGTCGTCTACTACCTCTTACAGTACGTCGACCTCTCGCCGGGGAACGCCCCGCAGAACGCGCGACTGCTCGTGCTGGCGGGCGCGCTGGTCGCGTACGGCGCCGCGGACGCCATCGTCACGGAGGCCGGCATCGCCGCCGTCGCCACCGCGGGCGTCCTCCTCGGCAACCTCGACGTTCCCTACGAGCACGACATCTCGGAGTTCAAAGGCGACATCACCCTCATCGTCCTCTCGTTCGTCTTCATCGCGCTCGCGGCGCTCTTGCAGTTCTCGACGCTCATTCAACTCGGCGCTGCCGGTCTCGGGGTGGTGGTGGCCGTCGCGCTCGTCATCCGCCCGGTCGTCGTGTTCGCCTCGTGTATCGGCGACCGCTTTACGACCCCCGAAAAGTGGTTCATGAGCTTCGTCGGCCCGCGCGGCATCATCCCCGCGTCGGTGGCGACGCTGTTCGCCATCGAACTCCGAGCGCAGGGGCTCACCGAGGCCGCGGACCTCCTCGTCGGCACCGTCTTCCTCGTCATCCTCATGACCGTCGTCTTCGAGGGAGGCTTCGCCCGACGGATCGCTGAATACCTGGACGTGATTCCAATGCGTGTACTCGTCATCGGAGGCGGTAAGGTGGGCCGAACGCTCGCCGAGCGCCTCGAAGACCGCGGAGAGAACGTCGTACTGATCGAGAACAACCGAGACACCGTCGAGACCGCCCGCAACGAGAGCTTCGCCGTCCACTTCGGCGACGGCACCGACACCGACGTCCTCCGCTCCGCGGGCGCGGAGAAGGCGAAGGTGGTCGTCGCCGCCACCGGCGACGACGACGTGAACCTCCTCGTCGCACAGCTGTCGAACTCGAAGTTCGCGCCCGAGACAATCCTCGCGCGCGTCAACAACCCCTCGAACGTCGAGGCGTTCGAGGAACTCGGGGTGCGGACCATCTCGACGACGCTCGCGACGGCGCAGGCGCTCGACAACTACATCGAGCGCCCCGCGATGATGAACTGGATGGGCGAAATCGGCCGCTCCGGCGACGTCCAGGAGGTGGAACTCACGGCCGACGAACTCATCGGGATGACCATCGAGGAGATCAGCGACGAACTCCCCGACGGCGTGCTCATCGCGCTCGTCGCCCGCAACGACGACGCGCGCGTCCCGGTGGACGACTTCACCGTCGAGTACGGCGACCGTATCACCATTCTCGGCGAACGCGAGAACGTCCGCGAGGCGATGACGTTCGTCCACCCCGAGAACTGA
- a CDS encoding ABC transporter ATP-binding protein: MARLFDQYGRPEWHLLALALVTSLLGRTIALVPPLVLGVAIDAVFVGNAPYTLPLVPPEHLPTSRVEGLWFSAALVASALVLSVLLTWAQGVGFSLFSNRVQHRVRVDAYDAMQGLDMSFFDDKQTGQVMSILNNDVRNLKSFLNGTVGGVVQLLVTVTAIAGILFYLNAQLALVTLVAVPLLGTFTVWFMRTVRPLYRALRQSVGDLNTRIENNLDGIEVIKTSSTEGFETSRVSDASWTTYLKTWAVVKLEYLYQPGMELMAGIAFAFTFVVGGLWLVAGPPGPFTGTLLVGEFVTFLFMTQRFVDPLAGAGRIVNSYENARASAERIFDLADRPVLVAESETPVALPRERVDGRIEYDDVSFGYRVDDPVLADVSFVVEPGETVAFVGPTGAGKSTLAKLLLRLYDVDGGSIRVDGVDVRDLSLADLRRAVGYVGQDVYLFDGTVRENLLYGAFDASPEEMVAAARAAEAHAFVSALPEGYDTRIGERGVKLSGGQRQRLSIARAMLQDPAILVLDEATSSVDTETELYIQRALDALTEGRTTVVIAHRLSTVRNADLVLVLDGGGVVERGTHDALLATPGLYATLWGIQAGDTEGLPDELVDRFARESGPSAND, from the coding sequence ATGGCTCGGCTGTTCGACCAGTACGGCCGGCCCGAGTGGCACCTCCTCGCGCTCGCGCTCGTGACCAGCCTGCTCGGCCGCACCATCGCGCTCGTCCCGCCGCTCGTTCTCGGCGTCGCCATCGACGCCGTGTTCGTCGGCAACGCGCCCTACACCCTGCCGCTCGTTCCCCCCGAACACCTCCCGACGAGTCGCGTCGAGGGCCTCTGGTTCTCGGCTGCGCTCGTCGCGAGCGCGCTCGTCCTCTCCGTCCTTTTGACCTGGGCGCAGGGCGTCGGCTTCTCGCTCTTCTCAAACCGCGTCCAGCATCGAGTGAGAGTGGACGCCTACGACGCGATGCAGGGGCTCGACATGAGCTTCTTCGACGACAAACAGACCGGGCAGGTGATGTCCATCCTGAACAACGACGTCCGCAACCTCAAGTCGTTCCTCAACGGAACGGTGGGCGGAGTCGTCCAGCTTCTCGTCACGGTCACGGCCATCGCGGGCATCCTCTTCTATCTCAACGCACAACTCGCGCTCGTGACGCTCGTCGCCGTGCCCCTCCTCGGGACGTTCACCGTGTGGTTCATGCGCACCGTCCGTCCGCTGTACCGCGCGCTTCGCCAGAGCGTCGGCGACCTCAACACGAGAATCGAGAACAACCTCGACGGCATCGAAGTGATAAAGACCTCCTCGACCGAGGGGTTCGAGACCTCCCGAGTGAGCGACGCCTCCTGGACCACCTATCTGAAGACCTGGGCCGTCGTCAAGCTCGAGTACCTCTATCAGCCGGGGATGGAACTCATGGCCGGCATCGCGTTCGCCTTCACGTTCGTCGTCGGCGGGCTCTGGCTCGTCGCCGGCCCGCCCGGACCGTTTACCGGCACGCTGCTGGTCGGCGAGTTCGTCACGTTCCTCTTCATGACCCAGCGGTTCGTCGACCCCCTCGCCGGGGCGGGCCGAATCGTCAACTCCTACGAGAACGCCCGCGCCTCCGCCGAGCGAATCTTCGACCTCGCGGACCGCCCGGTGCTCGTCGCCGAGTCCGAAACCCCGGTCGCGCTCCCCCGAGAGCGGGTCGACGGCCGGATCGAGTACGACGACGTCTCCTTCGGGTACCGTGTCGACGACCCGGTCCTCGCGGACGTCTCGTTCGTCGTCGAACCCGGTGAGACGGTGGCGTTCGTCGGACCGACCGGCGCCGGGAAGTCGACGCTGGCGAAGCTCCTGCTCCGTCTGTACGACGTCGACGGCGGGTCCATCCGGGTCGACGGCGTCGACGTCCGCGACCTCTCGCTCGCGGACCTCCGCCGTGCCGTCGGCTACGTCGGCCAGGACGTCTACCTGTTCGACGGAACCGTGCGGGAGAACCTCCTGTACGGGGCGTTCGACGCCTCGCCCGAGGAGATGGTCGCGGCCGCCCGCGCCGCCGAGGCTCACGCGTTCGTCTCGGCGCTCCCGGAGGGGTACGACACCCGCATCGGCGAGCGCGGCGTCAAGCTCTCCGGCGGGCAGCGCCAGCGGCTCTCCATCGCCCGTGCGATGCTCCAGGACCCGGCGATACTCGTCCTCGACGAGGCCACGTCGAGCGTCGATACCGAGACGGAACTGTACATCCAGCGGGCGCTCGACGCCCTCACCGAGGGGCGGACGACGGTCGTCATCGCCCACCGTCTCTCGACCGTCAGGAACGCGGACCTCGTGCTCGTTCTCGACGGGGGCGGGGTGGTAGAGCGCGGCACGCACGACGCCCTTCTCGCGACGCCCGGGCTGTACGCGACGCTCTGGGGGATTCAGGCCGGGGACACCGAGGGCCTCCCGGACGAACTCGTCGACCGGTTCGCCCGGGAGTCGGGACCGTCGGCGAACGACTGA